The DNA sequence TCGTACCATGACGCTGACGTCGTCGCCCACATTCTGCTTGATGGCCTGGGGAATGGCGAATTTTACGCCGAAAATCTCTATCGTGCACATATCCCCCGCTTTGGAGGCCACTTTCCCGGGGAAAATATTGGCCCGGCCGATAAAGTTCGCGACGAATTCCGAATGCGGCTTCTGGTATACCTCGGGCGGCGGCCCCGCCTGCTGCACAACCCCGTCCTTCATGATGATTACAAGGTCCGCAAGGCCCATGGCCTCGGCCTGATCATGGGTTACGTAAATGGACGTGATCCCCACGGCCAGCTGGATCTTCTTGATCTCGTCCCGCATGTGGATCCTTAGTTTCGCGTCGAGGTTCGAGAGCGGCTCGTCAAAGAGCAGCACCCCCGGCTCCATGACAAGGGCCCGGGCCAGAGAAACGCGCTGCTGCTGCCCCCCGGACATCTGGGAGGGCACCCGTTCGGCGAAGTCCTCCATGTTCATCATTTTGAGCACCTTGTGCACCCTGGCGTCGATTTCGCTCTTCGGCAAATGTTGCAGCTTCAATCCGTAAGCGATGTTGTTATAGACGTTCATATGGGGAAAGAGCGCGTAATTCTGGAAAACCATGGCCGTATCCCGCTTGTCGGGGGTCACCTTTTCCACATTCTCGTCGCCGATAAAGATCTGTCCGGTCGTCGGCACCTCAAAGCCCGCGAGCATTCTTAAGATCGTCGTCTTACCGCAGCCCGAGGGGCCCA is a window from the Fusobacteriaceae bacterium genome containing:
- a CDS encoding ABC transporter ATP-binding protein gives rise to the protein MPAKRVKFDNISKTFITGMNTLVHAVADLNLDIPAGQFVCLLGPSGCGKTTILRMLAGFEVPTTGQIFIGDENVEKVTPDKRDTAMVFQNYALFPHMNVYNNIAYGLKLQHLPKSEIDARVHKVLKMMNMEDFAERVPSQMSGGQQQRVSLARALVMEPGVLLFDEPLSNLDAKLRIHMRDEIKKIQLAVGITSIYVTHDQAEAMGLADLVIIMKDGVVQQAGPPPEVYQKPHSEFVANFIGRANIFPGKVASKAGDMCTIEIFGVKFAIPQAIKQNVGDDVSVMVRPESILISQKGFEGKVIKSMFMGAFHEYEAMIGDFKVEISVSNPRGKKSYPLDSTIDFSFDVNSAHVLEE